In Methanothrix sp., a genomic segment contains:
- a CDS encoding NAD(P)/FAD-dependent oxidoreductase encodes MMREDIQLAVVGAGPAGCTAALVAARELDVVLIERKSEIGSPVQCGGFLPEGGELEALLPRARLPEELKEIPKRCILHHTRLQRIYSPSGMSKEFAVAGRVLDRRSFDRHLASQAARAGARILPATRAALLEGGLELSGHYSGRLRPRMIIGADGPRSTVSRHMGNPLQEMGICLEYEMADVDIDSDAAEMFFSARYAPGGYAWIIPLGPDRANVGVGVRSSYLSGQKLPDILEGFVHGHPQAKEKLSSGEVLAVMRGLVPAGGSAGSIHKGNMILAGDAAGHVLASSGGGIPLAVVAGRIAGELAIEHLCRGKSLSEYSSRIGREFGRELERSVQIRKMVDVAMRSDRLINALFAALSPEQMKSVMRAQIPSPLSSREWSIK; translated from the coding sequence ATGATGAGAGAAGATATACAACTGGCTGTCGTGGGCGCGGGGCCGGCGGGGTGCACTGCAGCCCTCGTGGCAGCCCGGGAACTGGATGTGGTGCTCATCGAGAGGAAGAGCGAGATAGGCAGCCCGGTTCAGTGTGGCGGTTTCCTCCCTGAGGGCGGGGAACTGGAGGCTCTGCTGCCCCGCGCCCGGCTGCCTGAGGAATTAAAGGAGATCCCAAAGCGCTGCATACTGCATCACACCCGGCTGCAGCGGATCTACTCCCCCTCTGGAATGAGCAAGGAGTTTGCCGTCGCGGGTCGGGTCTTGGACCGGCGGTCTTTTGATCGCCACCTTGCCTCCCAGGCCGCTCGCGCTGGTGCTAGGATCCTTCCCGCCACCCGGGCGGCGCTGCTGGAGGGCGGGCTGGAGCTCTCCGGCCACTATTCCGGGAGGCTCAGGCCCCGGATGATAATTGGCGCTGATGGCCCCCGCTCCACAGTCTCCCGCCATATGGGAAACCCCCTCCAGGAGATGGGCATCTGCCTGGAGTACGAGATGGCGGATGTGGATATCGATAGCGATGCAGCAGAGATGTTCTTCTCGGCAAGGTACGCTCCAGGGGGCTATGCCTGGATAATTCCCCTCGGCCCGGATAGGGCCAATGTGGGCGTGGGGGTGCGTTCGTCCTACCTCTCCGGCCAGAAGCTTCCCGATATCCTGGAGGGATTTGTGCACGGTCATCCCCAGGCCAAAGAGAAGCTCTCCTCAGGGGAGGTTTTGGCGGTGATGCGCGGCCTGGTCCCCGCTGGCGGGAGTGCAGGGTCGATTCACAAAGGCAATATGATCCTGGCAGGAGATGCCGCCGGGCATGTACTGGCCAGCAGTGGCGGAGGCATACCTTTAGCGGTTGTTGCCGGGAGGATTGCAGGCGAGTTGGCAATTGAGCATCTTTGCCGCGGCAAATCCTTATCGGAGTATTCATCGCGCATTGGAAGGGAGTTCGGGCGGGAGCTGGAGCGGTCAGTGCAGATAAGAAAGATGGTGGATGTGGCCATGAGAAGCGATCGGCTCATCAATGCCCTCTTCGCTGCCTTGAGCCCAGAACAGATGAAATCGGTGATGCGGGCGCAGATACCCTCGCCACTCAGCTCTCGCGAATGGTCTATAAAATGA
- a CDS encoding sodium:solute symporter, which produces MFLVFLSIYIAVLLGIGLYLSRRQRSETDFWLAGRELGPISIGLAAASAWTTASALLLATGLFLLFGIGSIWIWVFPNIAGLAIIAAISGRIKNIPALTQPELMEIRYDPMIRAPVALAVTIMMVLFSVTDFIGFKLVLGTFFGIEPVFAIAIMAISVALYVGVGGFRAVVWTDMIQYALLAGLAAYVAYMALDLSADMDISIITASSMLGADWWDIFSLGGILGALVFIVALVPGWVAEQDPWQKVWAARDDPSAKRGLLLGAALLALVYIFCLLSAIGLSVIYPRPSGEVEAEMLYLRIISDNVPGWLLGLLTIGFAAASMSCTDTFATSGASCLSRDLIQRYLWPTATVKEMLVVNRILIVIMVFLSAFIALNVESIMDAVIIATVIGTTSYFFPIIGGLYWKRATKWGAMAALVVGGGTQILLISYEQFWLKEPLDSISPYLVEHGVLVGLSLSALFFLGASLATRQAEDIRLAPFFPDIAERVFEGSTPGMDRTSPIYQRISTKIEEKPAGERIHLRLAIDYSPAREEKEHANLIWKPFVESLKESNSIWFTPTGSHVAYRLSQADMLACVKMVHGSTRQIWLDADPKGESIERQRDELVVAYQEIERVLAEIGLAASPR; this is translated from the coding sequence TTGTTCCTGGTTTTCCTGTCGATCTACATCGCGGTCCTGCTCGGGATAGGCCTGTATCTCTCCCGCAGGCAGAGGTCGGAGACCGACTTCTGGCTGGCGGGAAGAGAGCTGGGACCGATAAGCATAGGACTTGCCGCCGCATCAGCCTGGACCACAGCCAGTGCACTGCTCCTGGCCACGGGGCTCTTTCTTCTCTTCGGCATAGGCTCGATCTGGATCTGGGTCTTCCCGAATATCGCCGGCCTGGCCATCATCGCCGCCATATCAGGAAGGATCAAGAATATCCCCGCCCTGACCCAGCCCGAGCTCATGGAGATAAGGTACGACCCCATGATCCGGGCACCGGTGGCTCTCGCCGTCACCATCATGATGGTGCTCTTCTCTGTCACCGACTTCATAGGCTTCAAATTGGTGCTGGGCACCTTCTTCGGCATTGAGCCCGTCTTCGCCATCGCCATCATGGCCATCTCTGTAGCCCTTTATGTTGGCGTGGGCGGCTTCCGGGCGGTGGTCTGGACGGATATGATTCAGTATGCTCTGCTGGCCGGCCTTGCCGCCTATGTGGCCTATATGGCTCTCGACCTGTCAGCGGACATGGACATCTCCATCATCACAGCATCCTCAATGCTGGGCGCTGACTGGTGGGATATCTTCTCCCTGGGCGGCATATTGGGGGCTCTGGTCTTCATAGTGGCCCTGGTTCCGGGATGGGTGGCAGAGCAGGACCCCTGGCAGAAGGTCTGGGCAGCGCGTGATGATCCCTCTGCGAAGAGAGGGCTCTTGCTTGGTGCTGCCTTGCTCGCCTTGGTGTACATCTTCTGCCTTCTGTCGGCCATAGGCCTCTCTGTGATCTACCCCCGCCCTTCCGGAGAGGTGGAAGCGGAGATGCTGTATCTCCGGATTATAAGCGATAACGTCCCGGGATGGCTCTTAGGCCTCCTGACCATCGGCTTTGCGGCAGCATCCATGTCCTGCACTGATACATTTGCCACCTCTGGGGCATCCTGCCTCTCCCGCGACCTGATCCAAAGGTATCTCTGGCCCACGGCTACAGTGAAAGAGATGCTGGTTGTAAACAGGATACTGATTGTGATCATGGTCTTCTTATCCGCCTTCATCGCCCTGAATGTGGAGAGCATCATGGATGCAGTGATCATCGCCACAGTCATTGGCACTACATCCTACTTCTTTCCCATCATCGGCGGTCTGTACTGGAAGCGGGCCACGAAGTGGGGAGCCATGGCGGCCCTGGTGGTGGGCGGCGGAACTCAGATCCTTCTCATATCCTATGAGCAGTTCTGGCTCAAGGAGCCACTGGACAGCATCTCTCCCTATCTGGTGGAGCACGGCGTTCTGGTGGGCTTATCCTTGAGCGCCCTCTTCTTTCTGGGGGCATCTCTGGCCACCAGGCAGGCGGAGGATATCCGCCTGGCTCCATTCTTCCCCGATATCGCAGAGAGGGTCTTCGAGGGCAGCACTCCGGGGATGGATCGGACGAGCCCGATCTATCAGAGGATCAGCACAAAGATCGAGGAGAAGCCGGCAGGGGAGCGGATTCATCTCCGCTTGGCCATTGATTACTCTCCCGCTCGCGAAGAGAAGGAGCATGCAAATCTGATCTGGAAGCCCTTTGTGGAGAGTCTCAAGGAGAGCAATTCCATCTGGTTCACCCCCACCGGCAGCCACGTCGCCTACCGCCTCAGCCAGGCCGATATGCTGGCCTGCGTCAAGATGGTACACGGCAGCACCCGGCAGATCTGGCTGGATGCAGATCCAAAGGGCGAGAGCATCGAGCGGCAGAGGGATGAGCTGGTTGTTGCCTACCAGGAGATCGAGAGGGTGCTGGCCGAGATCGGCCTGGCAGCATCACCAAGATGA